From the Candidatus Binataceae bacterium genome, the window CGACGCGCGCGCGGCGATGGATGTCGTGCGCGGCAGGGTGCGTCTCGAGCCGACCCCGCGCGGCGTCCCACGGCTGATCGTGACCGGAGATTCCGACCCGTTCGTGCCTCTGGAACACGCGACTCGTCTGGCCGAACGGATCGGCGCGGCGACTGCGGTCGTGCCCGGCCGCGGCCATTGGCTTGTCGGCGGCCGCGGTCTGGAGCGCACGATGGCGGCGGCGCAGCGTTTCCTGGTCCGCAACCTCGGCGCCGACTTGCTCCTCCTCTATCCTGAAGAGTTCGGAAGCGAGGACTGAGTTCCACCGGTTGCCGGGTGCTACCCTGAGCGAAGTGAGCAACGCGAACGGAGTCAACGGGTCTCGAACAGCTTCGCGCAAGCGAAGCCGGTAACCGGCTATGCATCCGCGAAGCGTTCTTTAATCGCGCCGCGCTCGCTTGATCCGGCGAGCCGCGCGGCGCGATAAGAGAACCACGCGCGGCGCGCGCCCAAGCGGCGCGGCGCAAGCCAGCCTCGTCGAATGGACAACTACGACTTCATCATCGTGGGGGGCGGAATTGCCGGCGCCTCGGCCGGCTACGCGCTCTCCGCCGGTGCCAAGGTCCTGGTGATCGAACGCGAGAGCCAGCCCGGCTATCATTCGACCGGCCGCTCGGCCGCGCTCTTCGTGCAGACCCACGGCCCCGACGTTATCCGCGCCCTCGCACGCGCGAGTAAGCCCTTCTTCCTCGGTCCGCCCGAAGACTTCACCGAATACCCGCTGCTGGCGCCGCGCGGGATGATGGTGATCGGGCGCGCCGACCAGCTAGCCGCGCTCGACAAATCGTTCCGCGAAGCGTCGCGGCACATCTCCGGCGTGCGCCGGCTGAGCCCGAGCGAGGCGCGCGATCGAGTCCCTGTGCTGCGCGAGGATTACCTCGCGGGCGCGGTGCTCGATCCCGAGGCGATGGATATTGACGTGCACGCCGTGCACTGGGGCTACCTGCGGGGGATGCGTGCGCGCGGCGGCACACTGGTCACGAACGCCGACCTCCTTCGGCTCGAGCGCAAATCCGATACGTGGACCGTGCATACGGCGGCGGGCGACTTTGCCGCGCCGGTCGTGATCGACGCGGCGGGGGCATGGTGCGACAAGGTCGCCGCGCTGGCCGGCGCGCGCCCGGTCGGGCTGGTGCCAAAGCGCCGCACGGCGTTTATCTTTCAGCCGCCCGCCGGTGTTGTGATCGACAACTGGCCGTCAGTGATCGATGTCGGCGAGAATTTCTACTTCAAGCCCGACGCCGGCCGGCTCCTCGCCTCGCCCGCCGACCAGACGCCGATGGAGCCGTGCGACGTGC encodes:
- a CDS encoding FAD-binding oxidoreductase; this encodes MDNYDFIIVGGGIAGASAGYALSAGAKVLVIERESQPGYHSTGRSAALFVQTHGPDVIRALARASKPFFLGPPEDFTEYPLLAPRGMMVIGRADQLAALDKSFREASRHISGVRRLSPSEARDRVPVLREDYLAGAVLDPEAMDIDVHAVHWGYLRGMRARGGTLVTNADLLRLERKSDTWTVHTAAGDFAAPVVIDAAGAWCDKVAALAGARPVGLVPKRRTAFIFQPPAGVVIDNWPSVIDVGENFYFKPDAGRLLASPADQTPMEPCDVQPDDLDVAIAVNRIQRAAALPIVHIERKWAGLRSFVADGCPVVGYDPEVKGFFWLAGQGGYGIETSPAMGRLGASLALGRGVPRDLAASGVSEAVLSPGRFARA